Proteins encoded by one window of Puntigrus tetrazona isolate hp1 chromosome 17, ASM1883169v1, whole genome shotgun sequence:
- the amy2al1 gene encoding amyAc_bac_euk_AmyA and Aamy_C domain-containing protein isoform X2, which yields MKLLIVAALVGLCLAQHNPNTKHNRTSIVHLFEWRWADIAEECERYLAPNGYGGVQISPPSESIVVTNPWQPWWQRYQPISYNLCSRSGTEKELKDMITRCNNVGVNIYVDAVINHMCGASGGEGTHSSCGSYFSAKKEDFPSVPYSSWDFNDDKCKTASEEIDNYSDIFQVRDCRLVSLLDLALEKDYVRGKIAEYLNKLIDLGVAGFRVDACKHMWPGDLANIYSRLKTLNTTWFSPGSKPFIYQEVIDLGGEPIKASEYFELGRVTEFKYSAKLGIVIRKWDKEKLSYLKNWGEGWSFMPSDRAVVFVDNHDNQRGHGAGGASVLTFWDSRLYKIATGLMLAHPYGVTRVMSSYQWDRHFVNGKDQNDWMGPPSNANGSTKSVPINPDSTCGDKWICEHRWHQIKNMVIFRNVVNGQPLSNWWDNSNNQIAFSRGSKGFIVINNDDRALNVTLNTGLPVGTYCDVISGDKSGSTCTGKQVSVGSDGRATFSISNTDDDPFIAIHADSKL from the exons ATGAAGCTCCTGATTGTGGCTGCACTTGTCGGACTGTGTCTTGCCCAGCACAACCCAAACACTAAGCATAATAGGACCTCCATTGTTCATCTGTTTGAGTGGCGGTGGGCAGATATAGCTGAAGAATGTGAGAGATACCTGGCACCAAACGGCTACGGAGGAGTTCAG ATCTCTCCCCCCAGTGAGAGCATTGTAGTGACCAACCCTTGGCAGCCTTGGTGGCAGAGATATCAACCGATAAGCTACAACTTGTGCTCCAGATCAGGGACCGAGAAAGAGCTAAAGGACATGATCACGCGCTGTAATAATGTTGGg GTGAACATATACGTGGATGCGGTGATTAATCACATGTGTGGAGCCTCTGGTGGAGAGGGCACTCACTCCAGCTGTGGATCATACTTCAGCGCCAAAAAGGAGGACTTCCCCTCTGTTCCCTACTCATCATGGGACTTCAATGATGACAAATGTAAAACTGCCAGTGAAGAGATTGACAACTACAGCGATATTTTCCAG GTCAGGGACTGTCGCTTGGTGAGTCTCCTGGACCTGGCCCTGGAGAAGGACTATGTTAGAGGAAAAATAGCTGAATATCTGAACAAACTGATTGACCTGGGTGTGGCTGGGTTCAGGGTTGACGCTTGTAAGCACATGTGGCCTGGAGACCTTGCTAACATCTACAGCCGACTCAAGACGCTCAATACCACTTGGTTTTCTCCAGGCAGCAAGCCCTTCATTTATCAAGAG gtGATCGACTTGGGCGGGGAGCCCATTAAAGCCAGTGAATATTTTGAACTCGGAAGAGTGACAGAATTCAAGTACAGTGCGAAACTGGGCATAGTCATTCGTAAATGGGACAAAGAAAAGCTAAGCTATCTCAA GAACTGGGGAGAAGGCTGGAGTTTCATGCCTTCTGATAGAGCTGTGGTGTTTGTGGACAATCATGACAATCAGAGAGGCCACGGCGCTGGCGGAGCTTCTGTTCTGACGTTCTGGGACTCCAG GCTTTATAAGATCGCTACAGGATTAATGTTGGCTCATCCATATGGTGTGACCAGAGTCATGTCTAGCTATCAATGGGATCGACATTTTGTGAATGGAAAG gaTCAAAATGACTGGATGGGCCCTCCTAGCAATGCCAATGGATCTACTAAGTCAGTACCCATCAACCCAGACTCCACCTGTGGGGACAAGTGGATCTGTGAGCACAGATGGCACCAAATCAA AAATATGGTGATTTTCCGTAATGTGGTCAATGGCCAGCCTCTCTCCAACTGGTGGGACAACAGTAATAATCAGATCGCCTTCAGTCGTGGCAGTAAAGGATTCATAGTCATCAACAATGATGATCG GGCACTGAACGTGACGCTGAACACTGGCCTGCCCGTGGGTACATACTGTGACGTGATCTCTGGAGATAAGAGTGGGAGCACTTGCACAGGAAAACAGGTGTCAGTGGGTTCTGATGGACGAGCCACCTTCAGCATCAGCAACACAGACGACGACCCGTTTATTGCCATCCATGCTGACTCCAAACTGTAG
- the amy2al1 gene encoding amyAc_bac_euk_AmyA and Aamy_C domain-containing protein isoform X1, which translates to MCGTMKLLIVAALVGLCLAQHNPNTKHNRTSIVHLFEWRWADIAEECERYLAPNGYGGVQISPPSESIVVTNPWQPWWQRYQPISYNLCSRSGTEKELKDMITRCNNVGVNIYVDAVINHMCGASGGEGTHSSCGSYFSAKKEDFPSVPYSSWDFNDDKCKTASEEIDNYSDIFQVRDCRLVSLLDLALEKDYVRGKIAEYLNKLIDLGVAGFRVDACKHMWPGDLANIYSRLKTLNTTWFSPGSKPFIYQEVIDLGGEPIKASEYFELGRVTEFKYSAKLGIVIRKWDKEKLSYLKNWGEGWSFMPSDRAVVFVDNHDNQRGHGAGGASVLTFWDSRLYKIATGLMLAHPYGVTRVMSSYQWDRHFVNGKDQNDWMGPPSNANGSTKSVPINPDSTCGDKWICEHRWHQIKNMVIFRNVVNGQPLSNWWDNSNNQIAFSRGSKGFIVINNDDRALNVTLNTGLPVGTYCDVISGDKSGSTCTGKQVSVGSDGRATFSISNTDDDPFIAIHADSKL; encoded by the exons ATGTGTG GCACAATGAAGCTCCTGATTGTGGCTGCACTTGTCGGACTGTGTCTTGCCCAGCACAACCCAAACACTAAGCATAATAGGACCTCCATTGTTCATCTGTTTGAGTGGCGGTGGGCAGATATAGCTGAAGAATGTGAGAGATACCTGGCACCAAACGGCTACGGAGGAGTTCAG ATCTCTCCCCCCAGTGAGAGCATTGTAGTGACCAACCCTTGGCAGCCTTGGTGGCAGAGATATCAACCGATAAGCTACAACTTGTGCTCCAGATCAGGGACCGAGAAAGAGCTAAAGGACATGATCACGCGCTGTAATAATGTTGGg GTGAACATATACGTGGATGCGGTGATTAATCACATGTGTGGAGCCTCTGGTGGAGAGGGCACTCACTCCAGCTGTGGATCATACTTCAGCGCCAAAAAGGAGGACTTCCCCTCTGTTCCCTACTCATCATGGGACTTCAATGATGACAAATGTAAAACTGCCAGTGAAGAGATTGACAACTACAGCGATATTTTCCAG GTCAGGGACTGTCGCTTGGTGAGTCTCCTGGACCTGGCCCTGGAGAAGGACTATGTTAGAGGAAAAATAGCTGAATATCTGAACAAACTGATTGACCTGGGTGTGGCTGGGTTCAGGGTTGACGCTTGTAAGCACATGTGGCCTGGAGACCTTGCTAACATCTACAGCCGACTCAAGACGCTCAATACCACTTGGTTTTCTCCAGGCAGCAAGCCCTTCATTTATCAAGAG gtGATCGACTTGGGCGGGGAGCCCATTAAAGCCAGTGAATATTTTGAACTCGGAAGAGTGACAGAATTCAAGTACAGTGCGAAACTGGGCATAGTCATTCGTAAATGGGACAAAGAAAAGCTAAGCTATCTCAA GAACTGGGGAGAAGGCTGGAGTTTCATGCCTTCTGATAGAGCTGTGGTGTTTGTGGACAATCATGACAATCAGAGAGGCCACGGCGCTGGCGGAGCTTCTGTTCTGACGTTCTGGGACTCCAG GCTTTATAAGATCGCTACAGGATTAATGTTGGCTCATCCATATGGTGTGACCAGAGTCATGTCTAGCTATCAATGGGATCGACATTTTGTGAATGGAAAG gaTCAAAATGACTGGATGGGCCCTCCTAGCAATGCCAATGGATCTACTAAGTCAGTACCCATCAACCCAGACTCCACCTGTGGGGACAAGTGGATCTGTGAGCACAGATGGCACCAAATCAA AAATATGGTGATTTTCCGTAATGTGGTCAATGGCCAGCCTCTCTCCAACTGGTGGGACAACAGTAATAATCAGATCGCCTTCAGTCGTGGCAGTAAAGGATTCATAGTCATCAACAATGATGATCG GGCACTGAACGTGACGCTGAACACTGGCCTGCCCGTGGGTACATACTGTGACGTGATCTCTGGAGATAAGAGTGGGAGCACTTGCACAGGAAAACAGGTGTCAGTGGGTTCTGATGGACGAGCCACCTTCAGCATCAGCAACACAGACGACGACCCGTTTATTGCCATCCATGCTGACTCCAAACTGTAG
- the ahsa1b gene encoding activator of 90 kDa heat shock protein ATPase homolog 1b, producing the protein MAKWGEGDPRWIVEERADATNVNNWHWTERDATNWSSEKLKELLMGLQVESEGGKCEITEVSKVEGEASINNRKGKLIFFYEWNLKASWRGTSKSGIKYKGNVEVPNLSDENDMDDLDISVSLCKDEPDTELLSLMRSEGVQKIRTALASYVDFLKTEFTQGMILPTANGVSKQQTAQATTKSNKTQIGSCSAAPPPPNTGVKIPTCKFSLRDTFLTSPEELYRVFLNQDMVQAFTRSSAVVEAEKGGKFRLLDGNVNGEFQELVPEQKIVMKWRFNSWPCEHYAMVTLTFIDKGNETELKIECRAVPESEEERTRDGWQRYYCHAIKQTFGYGARLC; encoded by the exons ATGGCGAAGTGGGGAGAAGGAGACCCTCGCTGGATCGTGGAGGAGAGAGCGGATGCTACAAATGTCAACAACTGGCACTG GACCGAGAGGGACGCCACAAACTGGTCATCAGAGAAGCTGAAAGAGCTGCTCATGGGGTTGCAGGTGGAGAGTGAAGGAGGCAAGTGTGAGATCACAGAGGTCAGCAAGGTGGAGGGAGAAGCGTCCATCAATAACCGCAAAGGGAAGCTTATATTCTTCTATGAGTGGAATCTGAAGGCCTCCTGGAGAG GGACATCGAAGTCAGGCATCAAATACAAGGGGAATGTCGAAGTTCCTAATCTTTCGGATGAAAATGACATGGACGACCTTGAT aTCAGTGTGAGTCTATGTAAAGATGAGCCCGACACGGAGTTACTGTCTCTGATGAGAAGCGAGGGAGTCCAAAAAATCCGCACGGCGCTGGCAAGTTATGTGGACTTCCTCAAAACAG AGTTCACGCAGGGCATGATCCTACCAACAGCCAACGGCGTGTCGAAACAGCAGACGGCGCAAGCAACAACCAAGTCAAACAAAACCCAG attgGCTCATGTAGcgctgctcctcctcctcccaaCACAGGGGTAAAAATCCCCACCTGCAAGTTCTCATTAAGAGACACCTTCCTCACCTCACCAGAAGAGCTTTACAGGGTCTTTCTCAATCAGGAC ATGGTGCAGGCTTTCACACGCAGTAGTGCTGTGGTGGAGGCCGAAAAGGGTGGAAAGTTTCGCCTGTTGGACGGAAACGTGAACGGAGAGTTCCAGGAGCTG GTTCCCGAGCAGAAGATAGTCATGAAGTGGAGGTTCAACTCATGGCCTTGCG agcACTATGCAATGGTGACATTGACTTTCATAGACAAGGGTAACGAGACGGAGTTAAAGATTGAGTGTCGGGCGGTTCCCGAGAGCGAAGAGGAGCGGACACGAGATGGCTGGCAGAGGTACTACTGCCACGCCATTAAACAGACATTTGGCTACGGCGCGCGACTCTGCTGA
- the LOC122361682 gene encoding dr1-associated corepressor, with product MPGQKRKYNVRFPPGRIKKIMQKDTEVGRIATAVPVIISKALEMFVRSLLTTTCKITQSRNSRVMSINHMKQCIHSEKLFDFLKDLADQASTASTSECKTKGKWQSHRKRWQSVSIKARSPEREEPPQKATNDLVINSDSSSESELFICLETHSP from the exons ATGCCCGGACAGAAGAGGAAATATAATGTTCGCTTTCCACCC GGACGCATCAAGAAGATAATGCAAAAGGATACAGAAGTGGGACGAATCGCTACAGCGGTGCCAGTTATCATAT CTAAAGCTTTAGAAATGTTCGTCAGATCTCTGCTCACCACGACCTGTAAAATAACCCAGTCCAGGAACAGCAGAGTGATGTCCATAAATCACAT GAAACAGTGCATTCATTCAGAGAAGTTGTTTGACTTCCTGAAGGATTTGGCAGATCAGGCCTCCACTGCATCAACATCAGAGTGCAAAACTAAGGGCAAATGGCAGTCGCACAG GAAACGGTGGCAAAGTGTGTCTATCAAAGCCAGGTCGCCGGAAAGGGAGGAGCCACCCCAGAAAGCCACCAATGATTTGGTCATCAACAGCGATTCGTCCAGT GAGTCTGAGCTGTTTATCTGCTTGGAAACTCATTCACCTTGA